GGAGACGCGAATCATGCAATCACCCCCAGCAGACGGGCAACGGTGATACGATCGGAGTAATCAAGACGCTGATTGCCAACCAGTTGGTAATCTTCGTGCCCTTTGCCTGCAACCAGCACGACGTCATTTTCCTGCGCCTGCATGATCGCGCTGGTAACCGCTTCAGCACGCCCGTGAATCACCTGAACCCGCCCGGCATCCAGCAGCCCGGAGAGAATATCGGCAACAATCGCCTGAGGTTCTTCACTGCGCGGGTTATCATCCGTAACCACAACACGATCGGCCAGTTGTTCTGCGATGCCGCCCATAAGTGGGCGCTTACCTTTATCACGATCGCCGCCGCAACCAAACACACACCAGAGTTTCCCCAGACAGTGCAAACGTGCAGCGTCGAGCGCTTTTTCCAGCGCGTCCGGCGTGTGGGCATAATCAACAACGACAGTAGGTTTTCCTTCAGTATGGAAAACTTCCATGCGGCCACACACGGGTTGCAATTGAGAGCCCGTAATGACCAACTTGTCGAGCGGATAGCCGAGAGACAGCAGCGTTGCCAGCGCCAACAGCATATTGCTGACGTTAAACGCCCCCATCAGGCGACTTTCGATTTCGCCGTTCCCCCAGCTTGAATCAAACGCAATCGTGGCCCCGTTGTCGTGATAATCAATCTGTGTCGCTTTCAGCCAGCGCCCACGGCAGCCAGGAACCAGCTTACTTTTAAGAAGAGGAGAGGTTTCCATGGTTACAGCTACGGCATCCGGCAGCTTCGCCAACCAGCGCAACCCGACCTCATCATCCGCGTTGATAATCATCTGCCCCACGCGATGCTCGGCGAACAGCGCCCATTTGGCCGCTTCATAGCTCTCCATATCGCCGTGATAATCAAGATGGTCGCGGCTCAGGTTAGTGAACACCGCTGCCGCGAATGGCAACGCCGCGACACGATGCTGCACCAACCCGTGGGAAGAGACTTCCATTGCGGCGAATGTCGCACCTTGCTCGACCAACTGGCTCAACACCTGCTGAACATCAACGGCGGATCCCGTCGTATTCTCTGTTGGAATCGCACGACCCAGTAGGCCATTGCCGACAGTGCCCATCACGGCGCTTGTTTCGCCTAGTGCCTGACTCCACTGCGCCAGAAGCTGAGTCGTCGTCGTTTTTCCGTTGGTTCCCGTTACGCCGATCAGCTGTAACTTTTCCGCCGGCTGCTGATAAAAGCGGCCTGCCAGTGCGGAAAGCCGCTGGTTCAGATTACTGAGATAGACCACTGGCACACCGTGCATTTCGCGAACGGTGCCATCAGCAGCCTCACCTTCTGCTTCGGCCACGATCGCTGCTACGCCTTGCGCAATTGCCTGCGGAATATAGCGCCGTCCATCTGTTTTATGCCCGACAATCGCGACAAACAGATCCCCGGCAGCCGCAACGCGGCTGTCTAATGTCATTTCCCGCAGCGCGCGCGCCGGAGTGTCTTGCACCCACGGCGCAAGTAAATCGCGCAAATTACGATCTGCCACCTGATCCCTCTTCTCTATTAATTACAAACTCGTTTTTGTCGCCCGACGGCAACGCATCCGGTTCGATATTCATCGTACGCAGAACGCCACCCATGATGGCGCCAAAGATTGGCGCAGAAACTGCACCGCCGTAATATTTCCCTGCCTGCGGATCGTTGATCACGACAACCAGAGCAAAACGTGGGTTACTGGCTGGAGCTACGCCAGCCGTATAGGCAATATATTTGTTGATGTATTTGCCATCCGGGCCGACCTTTTTAGCCGTACCGGTTTTAATCGCGATACGGTAGCCTTTGATGGCGGCTTTGGTACCGCCGCCGCCGGGCAGCGCAACGCTTTCCATCATGTGCACCACGGAACGTACCAGCGCTTCAGGGAAAACACGCTCGCCGGGAACGGGTGGATCAACTTTCGTAATCGACAGCGGACGATAAATGCCGAAACTGCCGATCGTGGCGTAGACTCGCGCTAACTGTAACGGTGTTACCATCAGCCCGTAGCCGAAAGAAAAGGTGGCCCTCTCTATGTCAGACCACCGTTGTTTTTGAGGGTATAAGCCACTGCTTTCTCCGACCAACCCCAAATTGGTCGCTTTTCCTAATCCAAAACGCGAGTAAGTATCTACCAGCGCAGAGGAAGGCATCGCTAACGCCAGTCTGGAAACACCGACGTTACTCGATTTCTGCAGCACGCCCGTCAGCGTCAATTCGCTATAGCGTGCCACGTCTTTGATTTCATGACCATTAATGTAATAAGGTAGCGTATTGAGCACGCTATTTTCTTTGATGACACCGCGTTGCAGCGCCGTCATCACCACCATCGGTTTCACCGTAGAACCTGGTTCGAAGATATCGGTGATGGCGCGGTTACGCATAATCTCTTTCGGCGTATCCGCCAGATTATTCGGGTTATAAGACGGGCTATTGGCCATCGCCAGGACTTCACCGGTATTCACATCAACCAGCACGGCCGTGCCTGACTCCGCTTTGTTAAAGGCAACGGCGTTGTTAAGTTCGCGGTAAACCAGCGCCTGCAAACGCTCATCAATACTCAGCGCCAGATTATGTGCAGCCTGACTATCAACCGAGGAGATATCTTCAATGACGCGGCCAAATCGGTCTTTACGCACGGTGCGTTCACCGGGTTGCCCGGTCAGCCAGCGATCAAAGCTTTTCTCTACCCCTTCAATGCCTTGTCCATCGATATTAGTGAAGCCGATGAGGTGAGAGGTCACTTGCCCGGAAGGATAATACCGGCGAGATTCCTGTCGCAGATTAATGCCCGGCAGTTTCAGTTTATGGACGTATTCGCCAATGGCAGGATTCACCTGACGCGCAAGGTAAACAAAGCGCCCTTTCGGGTTAGCGTTGATCTTCGTAGCCAGTTGATCCAGCGGGATATCAAGTGCGTCAGACAGGGCTTTCCAGCGCGTATCCAACGTAATCCCACCACGATCGTTCACTTCTTTCGGATCCGCCCAAACGGCATTCACCGGTACGCTGACAGCTAAAGGACGACCCGCGCGATCGCTAATCATACCGCGTGCCGTCGGCACTTCCTGTACGCGCAGGGAACGCATATCCCCTTCACGCACCAGTTTGTCTGGATTGATCACCTGGAGGTAAGCCGCACGAGCCATCAGACCAAACATCGCAAGCAGGATACAGCCGCAAAGCAACGCAAAACGCCAGCTAACAAAGCTGGCTTGATCTTCCTGGCGCTTTAACTTTCCTGTACGGGCTGCTTTCATGCTTA
The genomic region above belongs to Pectobacterium colocasium and contains:
- the murE gene encoding UDP-N-acetylmuramoyl-L-alanyl-D-glutamate--2,6-diaminopimelate ligase; this encodes MADRNLRDLLAPWVQDTPARALREMTLDSRVAAAGDLFVAIVGHKTDGRRYIPQAIAQGVAAIVAEAEGEAADGTVREMHGVPVVYLSNLNQRLSALAGRFYQQPAEKLQLIGVTGTNGKTTTTQLLAQWSQALGETSAVMGTVGNGLLGRAIPTENTTGSAVDVQQVLSQLVEQGATFAAMEVSSHGLVQHRVAALPFAAAVFTNLSRDHLDYHGDMESYEAAKWALFAEHRVGQMIINADDEVGLRWLAKLPDAVAVTMETSPLLKSKLVPGCRGRWLKATQIDYHDNGATIAFDSSWGNGEIESRLMGAFNVSNMLLALATLLSLGYPLDKLVITGSQLQPVCGRMEVFHTEGKPTVVVDYAHTPDALEKALDAARLHCLGKLWCVFGCGGDRDKGKRPLMGGIAEQLADRVVVTDDNPRSEEPQAIVADILSGLLDAGRVQVIHGRAEAVTSAIMQAQENDVVLVAGKGHEDYQLVGNQRLDYSDRITVARLLGVIA
- a CDS encoding peptidoglycan glycosyltransferase FtsI, translating into MKAARTGKLKRQEDQASFVSWRFALLCGCILLAMFGLMARAAYLQVINPDKLVREGDMRSLRVQEVPTARGMISDRAGRPLAVSVPVNAVWADPKEVNDRGGITLDTRWKALSDALDIPLDQLATKINANPKGRFVYLARQVNPAIGEYVHKLKLPGINLRQESRRYYPSGQVTSHLIGFTNIDGQGIEGVEKSFDRWLTGQPGERTVRKDRFGRVIEDISSVDSQAAHNLALSIDERLQALVYRELNNAVAFNKAESGTAVLVDVNTGEVLAMANSPSYNPNNLADTPKEIMRNRAITDIFEPGSTVKPMVVMTALQRGVIKENSVLNTLPYYINGHEIKDVARYSELTLTGVLQKSSNVGVSRLALAMPSSALVDTYSRFGLGKATNLGLVGESSGLYPQKQRWSDIERATFSFGYGLMVTPLQLARVYATIGSFGIYRPLSITKVDPPVPGERVFPEALVRSVVHMMESVALPGGGGTKAAIKGYRIAIKTGTAKKVGPDGKYINKYIAYTAGVAPASNPRFALVVVINDPQAGKYYGGAVSAPIFGAIMGGVLRTMNIEPDALPSGDKNEFVINREEGSGGRS